CGGCCTCGAACGCCGCCAGGGCGTCGATGTGGGTGGTCCCGATGATCGGGTCACCGCCGATGCCGACGCAGGTGGAGAAGCCGATGTCGCGCAGCTCGTACATCATCTGGTAGGTCAGCGTGCCGCTCTTGCTGACCAGGCCGATCCGGCCGGAGCCGGTGATGTCGGCCGGGATGATGCCGGCGTTGGACGCGCCGGGCGAGGCGATGCCCGGGCAGTTCGGCCCGATGATCCGGGTCCGCTCGCCCTGCGCCACGTTGTACGCCCAGAACGACGCGGTGTCGTGCACCGGAACGCCCTCGGTGATCACCACGGCCAGCGGGATCGCGGCGTCGATCGCCTCGACCACGGCGGCCTTGGTGAACTGCGGCGGCACGAAGATGACGGTGACGTCGGCCCCGGTCTCGGCCATCGCGTCCGCGACGGACGCGAAGACCGGCAGCTCGGTGCCGTCGAAGTCGACCTTCTGGCCCGCCTTGCGCGGGTTGACGCCGCCCACCACGTTGGTGCCGGCGGCGAGCATCCGCCGGGTGTGCTTGGAA
The window above is part of the Micromonospora sp. LH3U1 genome. Proteins encoded here:
- the sucD gene encoding succinate--CoA ligase subunit alpha; translated protein: MAIWLTKDSKVIVQGMTGSEGSKHTRRMLAAGTNVVGGVNPRKAGQKVDFDGTELPVFASVADAMAETGADVTVIFVPPQFTKAAVVEAIDAAIPLAVVITEGVPVHDTASFWAYNVAQGERTRIIGPNCPGIASPGASNAGIIPADITGSGRIGLVSKSGTLTYQMMYELRDIGFSTCVGIGGDPIIGTTHIDALAAFEADPETDAIVMIGEIGGDAEERAAEFIKANVTKPVVGYIAGFTAPPGKTMGHAGAIISGSAGTAEGKQAALEAVGVKVGKTPTETAKLMREIMSGN